Proteins co-encoded in one Sulfuricaulis limicola genomic window:
- a CDS encoding DUF294 nucleotidyltransferase-like domain-containing protein, whose translation MELSSRSDSSASGPAVARNALAPVVEFLLRHAPFDRMAPAHLEFLAQHLRLGFYARDEVITEPASGAAGHFYIIKQGRVRGETGDDAGPSEDGAWELVAGECFPIGALLARRPVRTLHRAVEDTFCLELEHEDFDKLLGLSPVFHDFCTRRLANLLDQALQGVQASLATAASTGEASLNAPLSSLIRRAPVACLPQTPIREALQSMNKERVGSIVITDTEQQPLGVFTLHDLLGRVATSGISLESPIEQVMTRRPLSLPPQAAVYEAAALMARMGFGHVCVVEDGRLAGVVSERDLFSLQRVGLVQLSRSITHAPDIAALTRFGRDIHRVIDQMLVQGASVAQLTQIITLLNDHITRRVISLCVAEAGAPPPAFTWLSFGSEGRQEQTLKTDQDNGMLFIPPDGRSAQDVRGELLPLAQKINQALDACGYPLCRGNIMAGNPECCLSLEEWKARFFEWIEHGTPEHLLNASIFFDFRAIYGERAPAEELQHWVAERVASNTTFLRQMAENALRNRPPLGLVRDFVVASGGEHPDTIDLKLNGSMPFMDGARLIALANRIAETGTIARFRAAARIGALREKEADAWCDAHAFIYLLRMRAHQVQAGQGLALDNRVNPDSLNELDRRILKEAFRQARKLQARLALDYQL comes from the coding sequence GTGGAATTGAGTTCGCGATCCGACAGCAGTGCTTCAGGACCGGCGGTGGCTCGTAATGCGCTGGCACCGGTCGTTGAATTTTTACTGCGTCACGCGCCGTTCGATCGCATGGCGCCGGCGCACCTCGAATTTCTCGCCCAACATCTCCGCCTCGGTTTTTACGCCAGGGATGAAGTGATCACGGAACCCGCCTCCGGGGCCGCCGGTCATTTCTACATCATCAAGCAGGGCCGTGTGCGCGGCGAGACCGGCGACGATGCCGGTCCATCCGAGGACGGCGCCTGGGAACTGGTGGCGGGTGAATGTTTTCCCATCGGTGCGTTGCTCGCGCGGCGACCGGTGCGCACGCTGCACCGCGCCGTCGAAGACACCTTCTGCCTCGAGCTCGAGCACGAGGACTTCGACAAGCTGCTCGGCTTGAGCCCGGTGTTTCACGATTTCTGCACGCGCCGTCTCGCGAACCTGCTGGATCAGGCCCTGCAGGGCGTGCAGGCCAGCCTGGCGACCGCGGCCTCCACCGGCGAGGCCTCGCTGAACGCGCCGCTGTCGAGCCTGATACGCCGCGCCCCGGTCGCCTGCCTGCCGCAAACGCCGATCCGCGAGGCGCTGCAATCCATGAATAAGGAGCGCGTCGGTTCCATCGTCATCACGGACACGGAACAACAACCGCTGGGCGTGTTCACGCTGCACGACCTGCTGGGACGCGTGGCCACTTCCGGTATCAGCCTGGAATCCCCCATCGAGCAGGTCATGACACGGCGTCCGCTGTCCTTGCCGCCGCAGGCGGCGGTGTACGAAGCCGCAGCGCTGATGGCGCGCATGGGTTTCGGCCACGTGTGCGTGGTGGAGGACGGTCGCCTGGCCGGCGTGGTCTCCGAGCGCGATCTGTTCTCGCTGCAACGCGTGGGACTGGTGCAGCTGAGCCGTTCCATCACGCACGCCCCGGATATCGCGGCGCTGACGCGTTTTGGCCGTGACATCCATCGCGTCATCGACCAGATGCTGGTGCAGGGCGCATCGGTGGCGCAGCTGACGCAGATCATCACGCTGCTCAACGATCACATTACCCGGCGCGTCATCAGTCTGTGTGTTGCCGAGGCCGGCGCACCCCCGCCGGCGTTCACCTGGCTCTCGTTCGGCAGCGAGGGGCGCCAGGAACAAACGCTCAAGACCGACCAGGACAACGGCATGCTTTTCATTCCGCCGGACGGCCGGAGCGCGCAGGATGTGCGCGGGGAATTGCTGCCGCTGGCGCAAAAGATCAACCAGGCCCTCGATGCCTGCGGCTATCCGCTGTGCCGCGGCAATATCATGGCCGGCAATCCCGAATGCTGCCTGAGCCTCGAGGAATGGAAGGCCCGTTTTTTCGAATGGATCGAGCACGGTACGCCGGAGCATTTGCTGAATGCCAGCATCTTTTTCGATTTCCGCGCCATTTACGGGGAGCGCGCGCCGGCGGAGGAATTGCAGCACTGGGTGGCGGAGCGCGTGGCCAGCAACACCACGTTCCTGCGCCAGATGGCCGAGAACGCCTTGCGCAACCGGCCGCCGCTGGGGCTGGTGCGTGATTTTGTCGTCGCCAGCGGCGGCGAACACCCGGACACGATCGATCTGAAACTGAACGGCAGTATGCCGTTCATGGACGGCGCGCGCCTCATCGCACTCGCCAACCGTATCGCCGAGACCGGCACCATCGCCCGCTTCCGCGCCGCGGCCAGAATCGGCGCGCTGCGCGAGAAAGAAGCCGATGCCTGGTGCGACGCGCATGCCTTTATCTACCTGTTGCGCATGCGCGCGCACCAGGTTCAGGCGGGTCAGGGCCTGGCGCTCGACAATCGCGTCAATCCGGACAGCCTGAACGAGCTCGACCGGCGCATTCTCAAGGAGGCCTTCCGTCAGGCGCGCAAATTGCAGGCGCGCCTGGCGCTGGATTATCAGCTATGA
- a CDS encoding LLM class flavin-dependent oxidoreductase has product MLASALTRLSYPNGMQLDLFYELAVPDFAMRNEAQVFHDTLEELVLAETCGFRAAWIVEHHFMRGYSHSSAPDLVLAAAAQRTRTLRLGHAIVPLPLHHPLQVAERLATLDVLSNGRLEFGFGGALSPHEYAAFGIDMNDSRGMVEESLAILRQGFTGMPVHFAGRHFKVENAEILPKCVQQPHPPLWMAAASPDSFELAAQLGVGVLVGPFKPWFMVQSDIERYHAAWKKYQGDTEEPARVGMTLGLMCLEDGQRARELASLHITWFYRELLKQTAPLLKQMHADHEYYKKAGSLKSLLEKTLNLTALETLGMVVAGDPAHCRRQLETWRGAGVDHLLCAISAGGIPSEAAQASMRILADQVIPHFAS; this is encoded by the coding sequence GTGCTCGCGAGCGCGCTGACGCGGCTGAGCTATCCTAACGGCATGCAGCTGGATTTGTTCTACGAGTTGGCGGTACCCGATTTCGCCATGCGAAACGAGGCGCAAGTTTTCCACGACACACTGGAGGAACTGGTGCTTGCCGAAACCTGCGGATTTCGCGCCGCCTGGATCGTCGAACACCACTTTATGCGCGGGTATTCGCATTCCAGCGCGCCCGACCTGGTGCTGGCCGCCGCCGCGCAACGGACGCGGACACTGCGTCTGGGTCACGCCATCGTGCCCCTGCCGTTGCACCATCCGCTGCAGGTAGCCGAACGGCTCGCCACGCTCGATGTGCTCTCCAACGGCCGCCTCGAGTTCGGATTCGGGGGCGCCCTTTCGCCGCACGAATACGCCGCCTTCGGCATCGACATGAATGACAGCCGTGGAATGGTGGAGGAATCGCTGGCCATCCTGCGGCAGGGGTTTACGGGAATGCCGGTGCATTTCGCCGGCAGGCATTTCAAGGTGGAAAACGCCGAGATATTGCCGAAGTGCGTGCAGCAACCGCATCCCCCCTTATGGATGGCGGCAGCGAGCCCCGACAGTTTCGAGCTGGCGGCGCAACTCGGCGTCGGCGTGCTGGTCGGTCCGTTCAAGCCATGGTTCATGGTGCAGTCCGACATCGAGCGCTACCACGCCGCCTGGAAAAAATATCAGGGCGATACGGAAGAACCCGCGCGCGTCGGCATGACGCTGGGGCTGATGTGCCTGGAAGACGGCCAGCGGGCGCGTGAGCTGGCCAGCCTGCATATCACCTGGTTTTACCGGGAACTGCTGAAACAGACCGCGCCACTGCTGAAGCAGATGCACGCCGACCATGAATACTACAAGAAAGCCGGTTCCCTGAAGTCTCTGCTGGAAAAAACCCTGAACCTCACCGCGCTGGAAACGCTGGGCATGGTGGTCGCCGGCGATCCCGCCCATTGCCGCCGGCAGCTTGAAACCTGGCGCGGCGCCGGCGTGGATCATCTGCTGTGCGCCATCAGTGCCGGCGGGATTCCCTCCGAGGCGGCCCAGGCCTCCATGCGCATCCTGGCCGACCAGGTGATCCCGCATTTCGCCAGTTGA
- a CDS encoding NAD(P)H-dependent oxidoreductase yields MPKKILVILGQPQRHSYGGALMQSYVEGARAAGADVKELYLGDLKFDPLATTSLAHLAELEPDLADAQQAIKWADHLVFVYPIWWGTIPALLKGFIERAFLPGFAVNFREKSLLWDKLLSGRSARLIVTLNTPSWIYRWYFGRPGHNTMKKTILEFCGIRPVRITEVGPMKNSTEARRKQWLEQVRALGAGQA; encoded by the coding sequence ATGCCGAAAAAAATTCTGGTGATACTCGGCCAGCCGCAGCGCCACAGCTACGGCGGCGCGTTGATGCAGTCATATGTCGAAGGTGCGCGCGCCGCCGGCGCGGATGTGAAGGAGCTGTACCTGGGCGATCTCAAGTTCGATCCGCTGGCGACCACCAGTCTGGCGCATCTGGCCGAGCTCGAGCCCGATCTGGCGGATGCGCAGCAGGCGATCAAATGGGCCGACCATCTGGTGTTCGTTTATCCCATCTGGTGGGGCACCATTCCGGCGTTATTAAAGGGTTTCATCGAGCGGGCATTCCTGCCGGGCTTCGCCGTGAATTTCCGGGAAAAGTCGTTGCTGTGGGACAAGCTGCTCAGCGGCCGCAGCGCGCGCCTGATCGTCACGCTCAATACGCCGTCCTGGATTTACCGCTGGTATTTCGGCCGCCCCGGCCACAACACCATGAAGAAGACCATCCTGGAATTCTGCGGCATCCGGCCGGTACGAATCACGGAAGTCGGGCCGATGAAAAACTCGACTGAGGCCCGGCGCAAGCAATGGCTCGAACAAGTGCGCGCGCTGGGTGCGGGGCAGGCGTAA
- a CDS encoding class I SAM-dependent methyltransferase, producing MNAGFKDHFSDRAVDYARYRPDYPAALYEFLAKVVKRHELAWDCGTGSGQAALGLVAYFDRIIATDPSVEQIQNAARHEKVSYFVAPAEQTEIPSHSVDLVTVAQAVHWFDMERFYPEVRRVLKPDGMLAIWCYGLTRVNPAVDRVVQHYYTNIVGPYWPPERRYIDEKYETIPFPFAELPAPEFYIKAEWDLNEFMGYLHTWSATRRFEQKNEQNPLLIVHRLLAKTWGDPLTRQTVRWPLYLRLGKVNFL from the coding sequence ATGAATGCGGGTTTCAAAGACCATTTTTCGGATCGCGCGGTGGATTACGCCCGTTATCGTCCGGACTATCCGGCCGCGCTGTATGAATTTCTCGCCAAGGTCGTGAAACGGCACGAACTGGCCTGGGACTGCGGCACCGGCAGCGGACAGGCAGCGTTGGGACTCGTAGCATATTTTGATCGCATTATCGCCACCGACCCGAGCGTGGAACAGATTCAGAACGCGGCGCGCCATGAAAAAGTCAGCTACTTCGTGGCGCCGGCAGAGCAGACCGAGATTCCTTCTCACAGCGTGGACCTGGTTACGGTGGCGCAAGCGGTGCACTGGTTCGACATGGAACGGTTCTACCCGGAAGTCAGGCGCGTGCTGAAGCCTGATGGCATGCTCGCCATCTGGTGTTACGGTTTGACCCGGGTCAATCCCGCGGTCGACAGGGTGGTGCAACATTATTATACGAATATCGTCGGACCCTACTGGCCGCCGGAGCGGCGTTACATCGATGAGAAATACGAAACCATTCCATTTCCCTTCGCCGAACTGCCGGCGCCGGAGTTTTACATCAAGGCGGAATGGGACCTGAACGAGTTCATGGGTTATCTCCATACCTGGTCGGCGACACGGCGATTCGAGCAAAAGAACGAGCAGAACCCGCTTCTCATTGTGCACCGCCTGCTGGCGAAAACCTGGGGCGACCCGCTGACGCGGCAAACCGTGCGCTGGCCGCTGTACCTGCGACTCGGTAAAGTAAACTTCCTGTAA
- a CDS encoding monovalent cation:proton antiporter-2 (CPA2) family protein, translating to MEPIGFHSILILLGVAVVLVALFRYLRLPQILAYLSAGIVVGPYGMGWIPDTEGTRTLAEFGLVFLMFTVGLEFSLPKLIAMKTMVFGLGGAQVLISALVFGLVAWVFDVPPEGAIVIGGMLAMSSTAIVLKLLTEQLEQNSRHGRHAISVLLFQDLIVVPFLILIPALGGNLEQSVWISLGWAFLKSVIVLVGIFIVGRWLLRPFFHEVASAKLREYFMLAVLLLTLAAAWITEMAGLSLALGAFLAGMMMGETEYRHQVEGDILPFRDILLGLFFVTIGMMLDLGIMLELWPWVLASVVAIIVFKTLLVLGLGKLFGMETGVALRTGLVLSQVGEFAFALILLANQHQLFCARTSQIVLAAIILSMMLAPLIVRYNGWLAKRWVPGYTRSREGNLDQIRAEATGANRHVIICGYGRSGQNLAWMLEQEGIPSLALDLDPVRVRDARDAGKPVVYGDVARRDVLEAAGLHRATALAISFYNTPSALKILEITRHVRPDMPVIVRTMDDVDLDRLKAAGATEVVPESLEGSLMMGSHLLLLMGVPGSRIMRHVRNVRSDRYRMLRGFFHGLYPDDGNDAHAYQERLHSVELPAGAKAVGRLIADLHLEEVGVSVSAVRRGGIRGPEPSPETKLAAGDVLVLFGTPEALEQAEKILLEG from the coding sequence ATGGAGCCGATTGGCTTTCACAGTATCCTGATCCTGCTCGGTGTGGCGGTGGTGCTGGTCGCGCTGTTCCGTTATCTGCGTCTGCCGCAGATCCTGGCCTACCTCAGCGCCGGCATCGTCGTGGGTCCTTACGGCATGGGCTGGATTCCCGATACGGAGGGCACGCGCACGCTCGCCGAGTTCGGCCTGGTGTTCCTCATGTTCACCGTCGGGCTGGAATTCTCGCTGCCCAAGCTGATCGCCATGAAGACCATGGTGTTCGGTCTTGGCGGCGCGCAGGTGCTGATCAGCGCGCTGGTATTCGGCCTGGTCGCCTGGGTGTTCGACGTTCCGCCCGAGGGCGCCATCGTCATCGGCGGCATGTTGGCGATGTCGTCCACCGCCATCGTCCTCAAGCTGCTCACCGAACAGCTGGAGCAGAACTCGCGCCATGGCCGCCATGCGATCAGCGTGCTGCTGTTTCAGGACCTGATCGTGGTGCCGTTCCTGATCCTGATCCCGGCGCTCGGCGGCAACCTGGAGCAGTCGGTATGGATATCGCTCGGCTGGGCATTCCTGAAGAGCGTTATCGTACTGGTCGGCATATTCATCGTCGGCCGCTGGCTGCTGCGCCCGTTTTTCCACGAGGTGGCCTCCGCCAAGTTGCGCGAGTATTTCATGCTGGCGGTGCTGTTGCTGACACTGGCCGCCGCCTGGATCACCGAGATGGCCGGCCTGTCGCTGGCGCTCGGCGCGTTCCTGGCCGGCATGATGATGGGCGAGACGGAATACCGGCATCAGGTCGAAGGCGACATCCTGCCGTTTCGCGACATCCTGCTCGGACTTTTTTTCGTGACCATCGGCATGATGCTGGATCTGGGCATCATGCTGGAACTGTGGCCATGGGTGCTCGCCAGCGTGGTCGCGATCATTGTCTTCAAGACGCTGCTCGTTCTCGGATTGGGCAAGCTGTTCGGCATGGAAACCGGCGTGGCCCTGCGCACCGGCCTGGTGCTGTCGCAGGTCGGCGAATTCGCCTTCGCCCTGATATTGCTGGCGAACCAGCATCAGCTTTTCTGTGCGCGGACCTCGCAGATCGTCCTGGCCGCGATCATCCTGAGCATGATGCTGGCGCCGCTGATCGTGCGCTACAACGGCTGGCTCGCCAAGCGCTGGGTGCCGGGTTACACCCGTTCGCGCGAGGGCAACCTGGACCAGATCCGCGCCGAGGCGACCGGCGCCAACAGGCACGTGATCATCTGCGGTTACGGCCGCAGCGGCCAGAACCTGGCGTGGATGCTGGAGCAGGAGGGCATCCCGAGCCTGGCGCTCGATCTCGACCCGGTGCGCGTGCGCGACGCGCGCGACGCCGGCAAGCCGGTGGTGTACGGCGACGTGGCGCGCCGCGACGTGCTCGAGGCCGCCGGCCTGCATCGCGCCACGGCGCTGGCGATCAGCTTCTACAATACGCCCTCGGCGCTGAAGATCCTCGAGATCACGCGCCACGTGCGCCCGGACATGCCGGTGATCGTGCGCACCATGGACGACGTCGATCTCGACCGGCTCAAGGCCGCGGGCGCGACCGAGGTGGTCCCGGAAAGCCTGGAAGGCAGCCTCATGATGGGCTCGCATCTGCTGCTGCTCATGGGCGTGCCGGGATCGCGTATCATGCGGCACGTGCGCAACGTGCGCAGCGATCGCTATCGCATGTTGCGCGGGTTTTTTCACGGCCTGTACCCGGATGACGGCAATGATGCGCACGCCTACCAGGAGCGCCTGCATTCCGTCGAGCTGCCGGCCGGGGCGAAGGCGGTGGGCAGGCTGATCGCCGACCTGCACCTGGAGGAGGTCGGGGTCAGCGTCAGCGCCGTGCGCCGCGGCGGTATCCGCGGTCCCGAGCCCTCGCCCGAGACCAAGCTCGCTGCCGGCGACGTGCTGGTGCTGTTCGGCACACCCGAAGCGCTGGAACAGGCGGAGAAGATACTGCTGGAGGGATGA
- a CDS encoding KpsF/GutQ family sugar-phosphate isomerase, which produces MSATSSFEQLGREVIQLEAEALQTLATRVDKQFADACRLVLACQGRVIVTGMGKSGHIGGKIAATLASTGTPAFFVHPGEASHGDLGMITPADVVLAISNSGETAEILTILPIIKRMGVKLIALLGNTNSSLARQADAILYAGVEKEACPHNLAPTASTTAALAIGDALAVTLLKSRGFTREDFARAHPAGSLGRRLLLYVSDVMHTGAAIPQVGEDANLREALLEMTGKGLGMTGVVDRHGALAGIFTDGDLRRVLARGVDVYNAKITDVMTRNPKTTRADRLAVEIVQLMQTLKINGLFVVDDKNRVLGALNMHDLFRAGII; this is translated from the coding sequence ATGAGCGCAACCTCTTCATTCGAGCAGCTGGGACGCGAGGTGATCCAGCTCGAGGCCGAGGCGCTGCAAACGCTGGCGACGCGCGTGGACAAACAGTTCGCCGACGCCTGCCGGCTGGTGCTTGCCTGCCAGGGGCGCGTGATCGTCACCGGTATGGGCAAGAGCGGACACATCGGCGGCAAAATCGCCGCGACGCTCGCCAGCACCGGCACACCGGCCTTCTTCGTGCACCCGGGCGAGGCCTCGCACGGCGATCTCGGCATGATCACGCCGGCCGACGTCGTGCTCGCCATCTCCAATTCCGGCGAGACCGCGGAAATCCTCACCATCCTGCCGATCATCAAGCGCATGGGCGTGAAACTCATCGCCCTGCTCGGCAACACCAACTCGAGTCTCGCCCGGCAGGCCGACGCCATTCTCTATGCCGGCGTCGAGAAAGAAGCCTGTCCGCACAACCTGGCGCCGACCGCCAGCACCACGGCGGCGCTTGCCATCGGCGACGCGCTGGCGGTGACGCTGCTCAAATCACGCGGTTTCACGCGCGAGGATTTCGCGCGCGCCCACCCGGCCGGAAGCCTGGGCCGGCGCCTGCTGCTGTACGTGAGTGACGTCATGCACACCGGCGCCGCCATTCCCCAGGTCGGCGAGGATGCGAACCTGCGCGAGGCGCTGCTGGAAATGACCGGCAAGGGACTGGGCATGACCGGCGTGGTCGACCGTCACGGCGCGCTGGCGGGAATCTTCACCGACGGCGATTTGCGCCGCGTGCTGGCGCGCGGCGTGGATGTTTACAACGCCAAAATCACCGATGTCATGACGCGCAATCCGAAAACCACGCGCGCCGACCGCCTGGCGGTGGAGATCGTGCAGCTGATGCAAACGCTGAAGATCAACGGCCTGTTCGTCGTGGACGACAAAAACCGCGTCCTGGGAGCACTCAACATGCATGACCTGTTTCGCGCCGGGATTATTTAG
- the kdsC gene encoding 3-deoxy-manno-octulosonate-8-phosphatase KdsC produces MNQILTPAFEVNPKVLDLASRVKLLLFDVDGVLTDGRLVIGDDGLEFKAFNSRDGHGIKMVQRNGIAVGIITGRTSRVVKHRVKDLGIKHVFQGCKEKLPVYQKLIRKLKLKPEQTAYVGDDVVDLPIMLRVGLAVTVQNAHPLVKQHAHWVTPSIGGYCAAREVCDMLLHAHGLYHAEMRRYLAADKEPSGG; encoded by the coding sequence ATGAACCAGATTCTGACACCCGCATTCGAAGTAAATCCCAAGGTATTGGACCTGGCATCCAGGGTCAAGCTGTTGCTGTTTGACGTCGACGGCGTGCTCACCGATGGCCGGCTCGTGATCGGCGACGACGGCCTGGAATTCAAGGCATTCAATTCGCGCGACGGACATGGCATCAAGATGGTCCAACGCAACGGCATCGCCGTCGGCATCATCACCGGGCGCACCTCGCGGGTGGTCAAGCACCGCGTAAAGGACCTGGGAATCAAACACGTCTTCCAGGGTTGCAAGGAAAAACTGCCGGTGTACCAGAAGCTGATCAGGAAACTCAAACTGAAACCGGAGCAGACCGCGTATGTCGGTGACGATGTCGTGGACCTGCCGATCATGCTGCGGGTGGGCCTGGCGGTGACGGTGCAAAACGCGCACCCGCTGGTCAAGCAGCATGCCCACTGGGTCACGCCGAGCATCGGCGGCTACTGCGCGGCGCGCGAGGTGTGCGACATGCTGCTGCACGCCCACGGACTGTATCACGCCGAAATGCGACGCTACCTTGCCGCCGACAAGGAGCCTTCCGGCGGATGA
- the lptC gene encoding LPS export ABC transporter periplasmic protein LptC: MILDAKRLAIAATLLLLAAGSWWLTRTVAVPEKTFDGKLRHDPDYTIENFHATVMDERGQRRYTLSAVQLIHYGDDGSSELEQPYLVQYREGSAPLHTRADRGWMPQDKSEILLQGNAISARGRDPRSAGGEIRVDKMKIFLDS; the protein is encoded by the coding sequence ATGATCCTGGACGCCAAACGCCTCGCCATCGCCGCCACGCTGCTGCTGCTCGCGGCCGGTTCATGGTGGCTGACGCGCACGGTGGCGGTTCCGGAAAAGACCTTTGACGGCAAGCTGCGGCACGACCCCGATTACACCATCGAAAATTTCCATGCCACGGTCATGGACGAACGCGGCCAGCGGCGCTACACCCTCTCCGCCGTCCAGCTGATTCATTACGGCGATGACGGCAGCTCGGAACTGGAACAGCCCTATCTTGTCCAGTACCGCGAGGGCTCGGCGCCGCTTCACACCCGCGCCGACAGGGGCTGGATGCCGCAGGACAAAAGCGAAATACTTCTGCAAGGCAACGCGATTTCCGCGCGGGGGCGCGACCCGCGCAGTGCCGGTGGCGAAATCCGGGTGGACAAAATGAAAATTTTTCTCGACTCGTAA
- the lptA gene encoding lipopolysaccharide transport periplasmic protein LptA — translation MTHRNIAPLRLVVLFMLSLLAATVAQAASLDEDEPIRVDARSVEANDKTGAVVYSGNVVVEQGRLSIQADRIEVITRKGKTELVRATGKPAKLRQRAETANAEIRAEADRVDYHVSLKNVDLIGHVSLRRGDDLFTADVLHYDLNTKSLNAAGGDKGEGRVHAVIQPKQTADGPAPGP, via the coding sequence ATGACCCACCGCAACATTGCTCCCTTGAGACTGGTTGTTCTTTTCATGCTGTCGCTGCTGGCGGCGACCGTGGCGCAGGCCGCCAGTCTGGATGAAGACGAGCCGATTCGCGTCGACGCCCGTTCCGTGGAGGCCAACGACAAGACCGGTGCGGTGGTTTACAGCGGCAACGTCGTGGTGGAACAGGGCCGCCTGTCCATCCAGGCGGATCGCATCGAAGTCATCACGCGCAAGGGCAAGACCGAACTCGTGCGCGCCACCGGCAAACCGGCCAAGCTGCGCCAGCGCGCCGAAACCGCGAACGCGGAAATACGCGCCGAGGCCGATCGCGTGGATTACCATGTCTCCCTGAAAAACGTCGACCTGATCGGCCACGTGTCGCTGCGGCGCGGCGATGACCTGTTCACCGCCGATGTGCTGCACTACGATCTGAACACGAAAAGTCTGAACGCCGCAGGTGGCGACAAGGGCGAAGGCCGCGTGCATGCCGTGATCCAGCCCAAACAGACCGCCGACGGACCCGCGCCCGGCCCCTGA
- the lptB gene encoding LPS export ABC transporter ATP-binding protein: MSMLVAEGLTKEYRGRQVVKDVSLEIRSGEIVGLLGPNGAGKTTCFYMIVGLIPMDHGTIRLDGASIGNLPMHKRARLGLGYLPQEPSVFRNLTVHDNIMAILETRAELPDSERKRILEELMHDLNITARRDTLGISLSGGERRRVEIARALATAPRFVLLDEPFAGVDPISVLEIQQLIRHLQKRGIGVLITDHNVRETLKICDRAYILSDGRLLTAGTPDDILYNDAVKKVYLGEDFRL, encoded by the coding sequence GTGAGCATGCTCGTGGCCGAGGGGCTTACCAAGGAGTACCGCGGTCGCCAGGTGGTCAAGGACGTCTCCCTGGAAATCCGCAGCGGCGAGATTGTCGGTCTGCTGGGTCCGAACGGTGCCGGCAAAACCACCTGCTTCTATATGATCGTCGGGTTGATTCCGATGGACCACGGAACCATCCGCCTGGACGGCGCCTCCATCGGCAATCTGCCGATGCACAAACGCGCGCGCCTGGGGCTGGGTTATCTGCCGCAGGAACCTTCGGTTTTCCGCAACCTGACGGTACATGACAACATCATGGCCATTCTCGAGACGCGTGCCGAGCTGCCGGACTCGGAACGCAAGCGCATCCTCGAGGAACTGATGCACGACCTCAATATCACCGCGCGCCGCGACACGCTCGGGATCAGCCTGTCCGGCGGCGAGCGGCGGCGCGTGGAAATCGCGCGCGCGCTGGCGACCGCGCCGCGCTTCGTGCTGCTCGACGAGCCATTCGCCGGCGTCGACCCTATTTCCGTTCTGGAGATTCAGCAGCTGATCCGGCACCTGCAAAAGCGCGGGATCGGCGTGCTGATCACCGACCACAACGTGCGCGAGACCCTGAAGATTTGCGATCGCGCGTATATCCTGAGCGACGGCCGGCTGCTGACGGCCGGCACGCCTGACGATATCTTGTATAATGATGCCGTTAAAAAGGTTTACCTGGGCGAGGACTTTCGTCTTTGA